A single region of the Oryzias latipes chromosome 21, ASM223467v1 genome encodes:
- the lrrc58 gene encoding leucine-rich repeat-containing protein 58: MESREGAAATRDCVLDFSRLSLNTLSLDAVSDERRRDTKQFYLNYNRLSSLPPSIGVFHNLEFLDISNNGLTAICDDITRLTKLKTLLAKNNRLDEFSLPKDFGSLPLEVLNFSGNRFEEIPLQCTKLWRLQSLSIGGNRLKSIPTEIENLTSLEMLYLGGNLITAIPPEVANLPYLSYLVLCDNRIQSVPPQLTRLHLLRSLSLHNNLLTYLPREILSLVHLQELSLRGNPLVVRFVKEMTYNPPSLLELAGRTVKSRNIPYSPCELPSNLVFYLDLASKCPNPKCAGVYFDSCVRHIKFVDFCGKYRLPLMHYLCSPECRSPCSSNPQSDAESEDENSVPADRLQRVLLG, translated from the exons ATGGAGTCTCGCGAAGGAGCCGCGGCGACCAGAGACTGTGTGCTCGACTTTTCACGGCTAAGCTTGAACACTTTAAGCCTCGACGCCGTCAGCGATGAGCGGAGACGGGACACCAAGCAGTTCTACCTGAACTACAACAGACTGTCGTCCCTGCCGCCGTCGATCGGCGTTTTCCACAACCTGGAGTTCTTGGACATCAGTAATAACGGACTGACGGCCATCTGCGACGACATCACGCGCCTCACCAAGCTCAAGACGCTGCTGGCCAAGAACAACCGCCTGGACGAGTTTTCTCTGCCCAAAGACTTCGGCTCTCTGCCGCTGGAGGTGTTGAACTTTAGCGGGAACCGCTTTGAGGAGATCCCGCTCCAGTGCACCAAACTGTGGCGGCTGCAGTCGCTGTCGATCGGCGGGAACAGACTGAAGAGCATCCCGACAGAGATTGAAAACCTAACCAG TCTGGAGATGCTGTATTTGGGCGGGAACCTCATCACGGCGATTCCTCCCGAAGTGGCAAACCTGCCGTACCTCAGCTACCTGGTGCTGTGCGACAACCGCATCCAAAGTGTTCCACCCCAGCTCACCAG GCTCCACCTGCTGCGATCTCTAAGCCTTCACAACAACCTGCTCACGTACCTGCCGAGGGAGATCCTCAGCCTGGTGCACCTGCAGGAGCTCAGCCTCAGAGGGAACCCGCTGGTCGTGCGCTTCGTCAAGGAAATGACCTACAACCCCCCGTCGCTGCTCGAGCTGGCGGGACGCACTGTCAAGAGCCGCAATATTCCCTATTCCCCCTGTGAACTGCCGTCAAACCTGGTGTTCTACCTGGACCTGGCCAGCAAATGTCCCAACCCAAAGTGTGCAG GTGTGTACTTCGACTCGTGCGTGCGCCACATCAAATTCGTCGACTTCTGCGGGAAGTACCGGCTGCCCCTCATGCACTACCTGTGCTCCCCCGAGTGCCGTTCTCCCTGCAGCTCGAACCCTCAGAGCGACGCCGAGTCGGAGGACGAGAACAGCGTCCCCGCCGACCGCCTCCAAAGGGTCCTTCTGGGATGA